In Halorientalis sp. LT38, a genomic segment contains:
- the guaB gene encoding IMP dehydrogenase: MANDNEFFSEKLRVPEALTFDDVLLRPKESRVEPDDADTTTRVSKTVDLNVPVLSAAMDTVTESDMSIAMARQGGLGVLHRNMTIDQMVTEIERIKRADELIIRDVVTASPGQTVREVDEMMEKAGVSGAPVVDDDDEVLGIISGTDIRPYLEVGERDEVTEAMTDEVITAPEDVTAREALELMYDNKIERVPIVDDGNRLVGLVTMQGILQRRQYDDAARDEDGKLRAGVAVGPFETDRATAADEAGADVLFIDCAHAHNRNVIDSAREIESLVDADVVVGNIGTREAAEAVVDFADGVKVGIGPGSICTTRVVTGSGMPQITAVAQVADVASEHDVPVIADGGIRYSGDAIKAIAAGADAVMLGSYFAGTAEAPGRVITMNGKKYKQYRGMGSVGAMKSGGGDRYLKDVEEDEDEDFVPEGVEAATPYQGPLEDELHQLVGGMKSGMGYVGAETIPGFKERAEFVRVSSAGQQESHPHDVVITDEAPNYSPGE, from the coding sequence ATGGCGAACGACAACGAGTTCTTCTCGGAGAAACTCCGGGTTCCGGAGGCGCTGACGTTCGACGACGTCCTCCTGCGACCCAAGGAGAGTCGCGTCGAGCCCGACGACGCCGACACGACGACCCGCGTCTCGAAGACCGTCGATCTCAACGTGCCGGTGCTCTCGGCGGCGATGGACACCGTCACGGAGAGCGACATGTCCATCGCGATGGCACGCCAGGGTGGACTGGGCGTCCTCCATCGCAACATGACCATCGACCAGATGGTCACCGAGATCGAGCGGATCAAACGCGCCGACGAGCTCATCATCCGCGACGTGGTCACGGCCAGCCCCGGCCAGACCGTCCGCGAGGTCGACGAGATGATGGAGAAGGCGGGCGTCTCCGGCGCCCCGGTCGTCGACGACGACGACGAAGTGCTCGGCATCATCTCCGGCACCGACATCCGCCCGTACCTGGAGGTCGGCGAGCGCGACGAGGTGACCGAAGCGATGACCGACGAAGTCATCACGGCGCCCGAGGACGTCACCGCCCGCGAGGCCCTGGAGCTGATGTACGACAACAAGATCGAGCGCGTCCCCATCGTCGACGACGGGAACCGGCTCGTCGGGCTGGTGACGATGCAGGGCATCCTCCAGCGTCGCCAGTACGACGACGCCGCCCGCGACGAGGACGGGAAGCTCCGCGCCGGCGTCGCCGTCGGCCCGTTCGAGACCGACCGCGCGACCGCGGCCGACGAGGCCGGCGCGGACGTGCTGTTCATCGACTGTGCCCACGCCCACAACCGCAACGTGATCGACAGCGCCCGCGAGATCGAGTCCCTCGTCGACGCGGACGTGGTCGTCGGCAACATCGGGACCCGCGAGGCCGCGGAGGCCGTCGTCGACTTCGCCGACGGCGTCAAAGTCGGCATCGGCCCCGGTTCGATCTGTACGACCCGGGTCGTCACCGGCTCCGGGATGCCCCAGATCACGGCCGTCGCGCAGGTCGCCGACGTCGCCAGCGAGCACGACGTGCCCGTCATCGCCGACGGCGGCATCCGCTACTCCGGCGACGCGATCAAGGCCATCGCCGCAGGCGCCGACGCCGTGATGCTCGGTTCCTACTTCGCCGGGACCGCCGAGGCCCCCGGCCGGGTCATCACGATGAACGGCAAGAAGTACAAGCAGTACCGCGGGATGGGCTCGGTCGGCGCGATGAAGTCGGGTGGTGGCGACCGCTACCTCAAGGACGTCGAGGAGGACGAAGACGAGGACTTCGTCCCCGAGGGCGTCGAGGCCGCCACACCCTATCAGGGTCCGCTGGAGGACGAACTCCACCAGCTCGTCGGCGGTATGAAGAGCGGGATGGGCTACGTCGGCGCGGAGACGATCCCAGGCTTCAAGGAGCGCGCCGAGTTCGTCCGGGTCTCCTCGGCCGGCCAGCAGGAGAGCCACCCCCACGACGTCGTCATCACGGACGAGGCGCCCAACTACAGCCCCGGCGAGTAG
- a CDS encoding DUF5794 domain-containing protein, with product MSKSQHPVALRIEQRVGGATRLLATVMCLPLLDGIFPALVLAGALSDPAGILEVGLLIFGGSATVAVILADIDGSPTEQAKSVLLVGSVLVVGAVVEAALAPTIAGVLDLAVFERFAALVILAVAAQTASARIGDFLPRPAIIIGLGLVASVDPSGTGLVVQVDPELMVRAAAAALVAVLFALHLALFGPWLRDVVDIDRFRFGSAVALGVLPLGLFGLVPGDAPLALAVLGMTFLFAFDPQRSVEDVWPPGGGDDDADGDDEYDSVGPASADTVSEEDRAPWL from the coding sequence ATGAGTAAATCTCAGCATCCGGTCGCGCTCCGCATCGAGCAGCGCGTGGGCGGTGCGACGCGCCTGCTCGCGACCGTCATGTGCCTCCCGCTGCTCGACGGGATCTTCCCGGCCCTCGTCCTCGCCGGTGCCCTGTCCGATCCGGCGGGCATCCTCGAAGTCGGCCTGCTGATCTTCGGCGGGAGCGCGACCGTCGCGGTCATCCTCGCCGACATTGACGGCTCGCCGACCGAGCAGGCCAAGTCCGTCTTGCTCGTCGGGAGCGTCCTCGTCGTCGGCGCCGTCGTCGAGGCAGCGCTGGCGCCGACCATCGCCGGCGTGCTCGATCTGGCGGTGTTCGAGCGCTTCGCCGCACTCGTGATCCTGGCCGTCGCGGCCCAGACCGCGAGCGCGCGCATCGGCGACTTCCTCCCCCGGCCGGCGATCATCATCGGCCTGGGGCTCGTCGCCAGCGTCGACCCGTCGGGCACCGGCCTCGTAGTCCAGGTCGACCCCGAGCTGATGGTCCGCGCGGCCGCTGCGGCGCTCGTGGCGGTGCTCTTCGCGCTCCACCTCGCGCTGTTCGGCCCGTGGCTCCGCGACGTGGTCGACATCGACCGGTTCCGGTTCGGGAGCGCCGTCGCGCTCGGGGTCCTCCCCCTGGGCCTGTTCGGCCTCGTCCCCGGCGACGCGCCGCTGGCGCTGGCCGTGCTCGGGATGACCTTCCTGTTCGCCTTCGACCCGCAGCGGTCGGTCGAGGACGTCTGGCCGCCCGGCGGCGGGGACGACGACGCAGACGGCGACGACGAGTACGACTCGGTCGGACCCGCCAGCGCCGACACCGTCTCGGAGGAGGATCGCGCCCCCTGGCTGTAG
- a CDS encoding DUF5795 family protein: MADNRVVQGRMVTPGKLAEIIEGESVMDAEAIAEADRDCPDCGGNVLEVGYMPSVTEFVTGQKCQDCDWASTDRD, encoded by the coding sequence ATGGCCGACAACCGCGTGGTCCAGGGCCGGATGGTCACGCCCGGCAAGCTGGCCGAGATCATCGAAGGCGAGAGCGTGATGGACGCCGAGGCGATCGCCGAGGCAGACAGGGACTGCCCCGACTGCGGCGGGAACGTCCTCGAAGTGGGCTACATGCCCTCGGTGACGGAGTTCGTCACCGGCCAGAAGTGCCAGGACTGCGACTGGGCGAGTACCGATCGGGACTGA
- a CDS encoding DUF7344 domain-containing protein yields the protein MAQSDTKSTVGLDGLFSVLSDETRRHVLTTIAECSPREASEFTPDELRSDENAAQRFESELYHRHLPRLDAAGVVSWDREADAIRRGPNFEEIRPLIELVSEREDEPASEWP from the coding sequence ATGGCACAGTCGGATACCAAATCGACGGTCGGCCTCGACGGGTTGTTCAGCGTGCTGAGCGACGAGACGCGGCGTCACGTCCTCACGACGATCGCAGAGTGCAGCCCCCGGGAGGCATCAGAGTTCACGCCCGACGAACTGCGAAGCGACGAGAACGCAGCCCAGCGGTTCGAATCGGAACTCTACCACCGCCATCTCCCCAGACTCGACGCCGCCGGGGTCGTCTCCTGGGATCGGGAGGCCGACGCGATCAGGCGCGGCCCCAACTTCGAGGAGATCCGACCCCTGATCGAACTCGTGTCCGAACGCGAGGACGAACCCGCGAGCGAGTGGCCCTGA
- a CDS encoding DUF2237 family protein, which translates to MSDDDRSATGASDERNVLDMELEPCSEEPTTGFERDGCCRPHPADGGRHEICAVVTETFLEFSARRGNDLVTPRPELDFPGLEPGDRWCLCVGRWLEAEEAGVAPPVVLEATSDAVLEDVMFTTLNEHEYEG; encoded by the coding sequence ATGAGCGACGACGACCGCAGCGCGACGGGCGCGTCCGACGAACGGAACGTCCTCGACATGGAACTGGAGCCCTGCAGCGAGGAGCCGACGACCGGCTTCGAGCGCGACGGCTGCTGTCGACCCCACCCGGCCGACGGCGGCCGACACGAGATCTGCGCCGTCGTGACCGAGACGTTCCTGGAGTTCAGCGCCCGCCGGGGCAACGACCTCGTCACGCCCCGGCCGGAACTGGACTTCCCCGGACTCGAACCCGGCGATCGGTGGTGTCTCTGCGTCGGCCGATGGCTCGAAGCCGAAGAAGCGGGCGTCGCGCCGCCCGTCGTCCTCGAGGCGACCAGCGACGCCGTACTGGAGGACGTCATGTTCACGACGCTCAACGAACACGAGTACGAGGGGTAG
- a CDS encoding NADP-dependent malic enzyme, whose product MGLDEDALEYHRADPPGKIEIDTTKPTNTQRDLSLAYSPGVAAPCRAIDDDPTDAYTYTAKGNLVGVVSNGSAVLGLGDIGAQASKPVMEGKGVLFKRFADIDVFDVEYDFDDPDAFVEAVAGMEPTFGGINLEDIKAPECFEIEERLRERMSIPVFHDDQHGTAIITGAALLNASHILDKDLDDLQITFAGAGAAATATARFYVSLGVPREQITMCDEHGIITTEREALDEFVEPFASSPGESGDLADAMEGADVFVGLSVGGIVSPEMVRSMADDPVVFAMANPEPEIGYEEAKSAREDTVVVATGRSDYPNQVNNVLGFPFIFRGALDARATEINEEMKVAAAEAIARLARTDVPDAVRKAYDDEPLQFGPDYIIPKPLDSRVLFEVATTVAEAAMDSGAARRELDLDEYRERLEARLGKSREMMRVVLNRATNEPKRVVLAEGDDEKIVRAGHQFVAEGIAEPILIGDREEIWRSIDDLGLDFDPVVVDPEDDQLDPYAERLYELRKRNGITRTEAEELVEDGNYLASVMVEMGDADVMLTGLTHNYPSALKPPLQVVGTADDAEYAAGVYMLTFKNRVVFVADATVNQNPDADVLEEVTRHTAELARRFDVEPRAALLSYSDFGSVDNEGTRKPRVAADRLRADPTVDFPVDGEMQADTAVVEDLLTDDYEFTDLDGPANVLVFPNLEAGNIGYKLLQRLGGAEAIGPMLVGMDEPVHVLQRGDEVNDIVNLAAVAVVDAQQNDDANDGESL is encoded by the coding sequence ATGGGACTGGACGAGGACGCACTGGAGTACCACCGGGCCGATCCACCCGGGAAGATCGAGATCGACACCACGAAACCGACGAACACGCAGCGGGATCTCAGCCTCGCGTACTCACCGGGCGTCGCCGCCCCCTGCCGGGCCATCGACGACGACCCGACCGACGCCTACACCTACACCGCGAAGGGCAACCTCGTCGGCGTCGTCTCGAACGGCTCCGCCGTCCTGGGCCTGGGTGACATCGGCGCGCAGGCCTCCAAGCCTGTGATGGAGGGCAAGGGCGTCCTCTTCAAGCGCTTCGCCGACATCGACGTCTTCGACGTGGAGTACGACTTCGACGACCCCGACGCGTTCGTCGAAGCCGTCGCGGGGATGGAACCGACCTTCGGCGGCATCAATCTGGAGGACATCAAGGCCCCCGAGTGCTTCGAGATCGAGGAGCGCCTCCGCGAGCGCATGTCGATCCCGGTCTTCCACGACGACCAGCACGGCACCGCGATCATCACCGGTGCTGCCCTCCTGAACGCCAGCCACATCCTCGACAAGGACCTCGACGACCTCCAGATCACCTTCGCCGGAGCGGGCGCGGCCGCGACCGCCACGGCTCGCTTCTACGTCTCGCTGGGCGTCCCGCGCGAACAGATCACCATGTGCGACGAACACGGGATCATCACGACCGAGCGCGAGGCCCTCGACGAGTTCGTCGAGCCCTTCGCCAGTTCGCCAGGGGAGAGCGGCGACCTCGCGGACGCCATGGAGGGCGCTGACGTGTTCGTCGGCCTCTCGGTCGGCGGCATCGTCTCCCCGGAGATGGTCCGGTCGATGGCCGACGACCCCGTCGTGTTCGCCATGGCAAACCCCGAACCCGAGATCGGCTACGAGGAAGCCAAGAGCGCCCGCGAGGACACGGTCGTCGTCGCGACCGGTCGCTCGGACTACCCCAATCAGGTGAACAACGTCCTGGGGTTCCCCTTCATCTTCCGCGGGGCGCTGGACGCCCGCGCGACCGAGATCAACGAGGAGATGAAAGTCGCCGCCGCCGAGGCCATCGCCCGTCTCGCCCGGACCGACGTCCCCGACGCCGTGCGGAAGGCCTACGACGACGAACCGCTCCAGTTCGGCCCCGACTACATCATCCCCAAGCCACTCGACTCCAGAGTCCTGTTCGAGGTCGCCACCACCGTCGCCGAGGCGGCCATGGACAGCGGCGCGGCCCGCCGAGAACTCGACCTCGACGAATACCGCGAGCGACTGGAAGCCCGCCTCGGCAAATCGCGGGAGATGATGCGCGTCGTCCTCAACCGGGCCACGAACGAGCCAAAGCGGGTCGTGCTGGCCGAGGGCGACGACGAGAAGATCGTTCGCGCGGGCCACCAGTTCGTCGCCGAGGGCATCGCCGAGCCCATCCTGATCGGCGACCGCGAGGAGATCTGGCGGTCGATCGACGACCTCGGCCTGGACTTCGACCCCGTCGTCGTCGACCCGGAGGACGACCAGCTCGACCCCTACGCCGAGCGGCTGTACGAACTGCGAAAGCGCAACGGCATCACCCGGACGGAGGCCGAGGAGCTCGTCGAGGACGGCAACTACCTCGCCAGCGTCATGGTCGAGATGGGCGACGCCGACGTCATGCTGACGGGGTTGACCCACAACTATCCCTCCGCCCTCAAGCCGCCGCTGCAGGTCGTCGGCACCGCCGACGACGCCGAGTACGCGGCGGGGGTGTACATGCTGACGTTCAAGAACCGCGTCGTCTTCGTCGCCGACGCCACCGTCAACCAGAACCCCGACGCCGACGTCCTCGAAGAGGTCACGCGCCACACCGCCGAACTGGCCCGCCGGTTCGACGTCGAGCCCCGGGCCGCCCTGCTCTCCTACTCCGATTTCGGGAGCGTCGACAACGAAGGCACGCGCAAACCCCGCGTCGCCGCTGATCGCCTCCGTGCCGACCCCACTGTGGACTTCCCGGTCGACGGTGAGATGCAGGCCGACACCGCCGTCGTCGAGGATCTGCTGACCGACGATTACGAGTTCACGGACCTCGACGGCCCCGCGAACGTCCTCGTGTTCCCGAACCTCGAGGCCGGCAACATCGGCTACAAGCTCCTCCAGCGCCTCGGCGGCGCCGAGGCCATCGGCCCGATGCTCGTCGGCATGGACGAGCCAGTCCACGTGCTCCAGCGGGGCGACGAAGTGAACGACATCGTGAACCTGGCGGCCGTCGCGGTCGTCGACGCCCAGCAGAACGACGACGCGAACGACGGTGAGAGCCTATGA